A window of Microcoleus sp. FACHB-831 contains these coding sequences:
- a CDS encoding MFS transporter, with amino-acid sequence MKFSPTSKLLSWLPKLNPQIWILATGRLLSEVGTGFTMFYAPIFFVNQLHFSSTQVGFALGSASISGVVGRILSGSFSDSHLWGRRRTLLLSSAICAIASLALAVTNTISMLVIANLLMGLGIGLYWPATEAVVADLAQGEERKEAYALTRLADNLGLGLGIVFGGVLIGTTGIYRALFVIDAISFVVFFGVVYVKVTETSRSIVCEKQPINSWASALRDRRLLVFVLVNIIFTTYMSQLHSTMPLYFSKFVPATPSGNGFSATTISALFSWHLIVSIICQLPVARTLRRFSHPNALTVSSLLWGVGFILIGFSGIAPSGHLLWAILGMGVLAIAIVSYTPSASSLVTDLAPEPQRGVYLSINSLCWAVGYFIGPPLGGWALDQPRFVVDSFWLALALSIGVTIAILQYLNRLLHE; translated from the coding sequence ATGAAATTTTCCCCCACCTCCAAATTGCTCTCTTGGTTGCCTAAGTTGAATCCTCAAATTTGGATTCTTGCCACAGGTCGCTTACTCTCAGAAGTTGGCACTGGCTTTACAATGTTTTACGCGCCAATATTTTTTGTTAATCAGTTACATTTCTCCTCAACCCAGGTAGGCTTTGCCTTGGGAAGTGCTTCTATTTCTGGGGTAGTGGGTCGCATCTTGAGCGGTTCTTTTTCTGATTCGCACTTATGGGGACGCAGACGCACTCTGTTACTTTCATCAGCGATTTGCGCGATCGCATCGCTGGCTTTGGCTGTTACTAATACAATTTCTATGTTAGTTATCGCTAACTTACTAATGGGTTTGGGTATAGGTTTGTATTGGCCTGCAACAGAAGCAGTGGTAGCAGACTTAGCCCAAGGAGAAGAACGAAAAGAGGCTTACGCGCTGACCCGGCTGGCGGACAATCTAGGCTTAGGGCTAGGGATTGTTTTCGGAGGCGTATTGATTGGAACAACGGGTATTTATCGGGCGTTATTTGTAATTGATGCGATTTCGTTTGTCGTGTTTTTTGGAGTTGTGTATGTAAAGGTTACAGAAACTTCTCGCTCAATAGTATGTGAAAAACAGCCAATTAATAGCTGGGCATCAGCACTGCGCGATCGCCGTCTTCTTGTGTTTGTTCTAGTTAATATTATTTTCACTACTTATATGTCTCAACTGCACAGCACCATGCCGCTGTATTTCAGCAAATTTGTTCCAGCCACACCATCCGGAAACGGCTTTTCAGCAACAACAATTAGTGCGCTTTTCAGTTGGCATTTGATCGTATCAATTATCTGTCAATTGCCTGTTGCCCGTACATTAAGACGCTTTAGCCATCCTAATGCTTTAACAGTATCATCCTTGCTGTGGGGAGTAGGATTTATCCTCATCGGTTTTAGCGGTATTGCACCATCTGGGCATTTGTTGTGGGCAATATTAGGGATGGGAGTGTTGGCGATCGCTATTGTTTCCTACACGCCCTCTGCTTCTTCCTTAGTAACAGATTTAGCACCAGAACCCCAGCGGGGAGTTTACTTGTCAATTAACTCACTTTGCTGGGCGGTTGGCTACTTTATTGGCCCTCCCTTGGGCGGGTGGGCGTTAGATCAACCGCGCTTTGTGGTGGATAGTTTCTGGTTGGCTTTGGCTTTGAGCATAGGCGTTACAATTGCAATTTTACAGTACTTAAATCGCCTCTTACATGAATAA
- a CDS encoding tetratricopeptide repeat protein, with protein sequence MNRAFASIAVIGIYTVFVVLPISTRAQTAPILIAEQMSAKDFNNRGVDKLETKDYKGAIADFNQALRLDPKNAKAYFNRGFAYSSLENYQNAIEDYTKAIQMKPGDAEAFYNRGLAYSNLDNNKAAIAYFSKSAQLDRQ encoded by the coding sequence ATGAACAGGGCTTTCGCATCTATCGCAGTTATTGGAATTTATACTGTGTTTGTTGTCTTGCCGATAAGTACTCGCGCTCAAACTGCACCAATACTTATAGCGGAACAGATGAGCGCAAAGGATTTTAATAATCGAGGAGTAGACAAGCTTGAGACAAAGGATTACAAAGGAGCGATCGCAGATTTTAACCAAGCGCTGCGTCTCGATCCTAAAAATGCTAAGGCTTATTTTAATCGAGGTTTCGCTTACTCTAGTTTAGAAAATTACCAAAACGCGATTGAGGACTACACTAAAGCGATCCAGATGAAGCCTGGGGATGCGGAAGCTTTTTATAACCGAGGGCTTGCCTACTCTAATCTAGATAACAATAAGGCAGCGATCGCGTATTTTTCAAAATCTGCACAGCTAGATCGGCAATAG
- a CDS encoding tetratricopeptide repeat protein, producing the protein MNRIQSSIAILVIATALATAACSPQTQQTVVKEQMSAKQLNNQGVDKLDQKDYKGAIADFSQALSLEPQNAKAYFNRGFAYYNLENYQKAIEDYTKAIEINPVDAEAFYNRGLAYSNLDSDRAAIQDFEKAGQLYQQQGQLDGYKDAQERIKELKQLPSAK; encoded by the coding sequence ATGAACCGCATTCAGAGTTCGATCGCCATACTGGTAATCGCCACTGCACTTGCAACTGCTGCCTGTTCGCCTCAGACACAGCAAACAGTGGTCAAAGAGCAGATGAGTGCAAAGCAGTTGAACAATCAAGGCGTAGACAAGCTTGACCAAAAAGACTACAAAGGAGCGATCGCGGACTTTAGCCAAGCTCTGAGCCTCGAACCACAAAACGCCAAGGCTTACTTTAATCGAGGTTTTGCCTACTATAACTTAGAGAATTACCAAAAAGCGATTGAGGACTACACTAAAGCTATCGAGATAAATCCTGTTGATGCAGAGGCTTTCTACAACCGAGGGCTTGCTTACTCAAACCTAGACAGCGATCGCGCAGCCATACAGGATTTTGAAAAAGCAGGACAGCTATACCAGCAACAAGGACAACTTGATGGTTATAAAGATGCTCAGGAGCGGATCAAAGAACTGAAGCAACTGCCAAGCGCGAAGTAA
- a CDS encoding DUF4157 domain-containing protein: protein MANERVEKPASSQPQIQAKTSQFAARPFAAQPQNPTQQEIEPQAFSNNQPSGTKMLEIPNFFGPRTPASPPPIQTKLTIGEPGDRYEQEADRTAEQVVSKINAPAVASPPSSPTVQREENPEQEDDKLMMKPESGTLQREENAQRSSTNLLEIPNFFGPRTPASPLPIQTKLTIGQPGDQYEQEADRVAEQVVSKINAPPVASPPSNQPVQREENPEQEEDNLMMKAESGMLQREEMPQQDDDEKLQMQPMVQRASREGGTDATPNLESSIQQARGSGQSLSDNIKQPMEQAFGADFSGVKVHTDAHSDMLNRSIGARAFATGKDIFFKGGAYSPGSTDGQKLIAHELTHVVQQSGGKVQPKLENNTIQRSPAAANINAVSAIVIQRKEAGVDPGKITQAAEALRKAMAGLGTDEDAIMDTLKYKTQAELAAIEQEYLKKYGRTLDYDLRDELSEEDFNQALVYLSKEKEPDKAKVTQVEGKNDTEEQKNLVRSQEMLQAADALYKAMEGWGTDEDTIMRTLRGKTKEQSQAIKQIYLDHYGKTLEYDLKDELSGKNLKEAFAYLGADQAYSAAKGLENSLSWINDDEEKIEEILMSLEDTEIERLNLTHKKIIDKVLSSLGGFDKKVIQELLNKNKPKAIAYRLQEAMKGMGTDEKAVYKYLQDKSAAELDAIKKEYQIITGGQLQKDNSIKGGKSLEADIDAEFSDNGLTGAEKTIAESLLEEDDSKKAAARIYKAAYGGGTDEEAIYNEFKGKSKDDCDKIKSAYDQKYGKGAFQRMIEGEFSDTGRGNELTKVKQYSEKGNLDPVFALEDAMNGLGTSEAQIKEVLCDKTKQEIEDIKTRYRKETGKGLYNQLKSELSGRDWHEVKLLLTGKPETMQEKWTLIQLRYEFEMGSGSNWFSRLVMTGAQDLGFTTSQLQLEKQYWRLQQIIDKDGTLINGHTEQDFEQVYNYTETDVKNYEEAKNSVTEAIVTGINITTAIVATCLSGGTVLGLTGPWLVAAITGIGGGLGIAIKRGMQGDAYGAEDIGIDLLVATVTAALAGIGDLKGLGDKLDDLAKVFGDKFAASVFKGVAVGAIKGGANDAIIKVLETSLKSDKLRDSFLDALAEMGANGASEGLKGMFKAGAAGFADSAAKAIKVLATGTSESAKTTYDYASQNSNFYGKQDE, encoded by the coding sequence ATGGCTAACGAAAGAGTAGAGAAACCCGCGTCCTCGCAACCCCAAATTCAGGCAAAAACCTCTCAATTTGCGGCACGTCCTTTTGCTGCCCAGCCTCAAAATCCCACGCAGCAAGAAATAGAGCCTCAAGCATTTTCAAATAACCAGCCCTCTGGCACAAAGATGTTGGAAATTCCCAACTTCTTCGGTCCGCGTACCCCAGCATCCCCGCCACCGATTCAGACCAAGCTGACTATCGGCGAACCTGGAGATCGTTACGAACAAGAGGCGGATCGGACGGCGGAGCAAGTGGTCAGTAAGATTAATGCACCAGCGGTTGCATCACCTCCATCCAGTCCGACTGTCCAACGCGAGGAGAACCCCGAACAAGAAGACGACAAATTGATGATGAAGCCGGAATCAGGCACGCTCCAGCGAGAGGAAAATGCTCAAAGATCTAGCACTAACTTATTGGAAATTCCCAACTTCTTCGGTCCGCGTACCCCAGCATCTCCCTTACCGATTCAAACCAAGCTAACTATAGGTCAACCTGGAGATCAATACGAGCAGGAGGCGGATCGGGTAGCGGAGCAAGTAGTCAGTAAGATTAATGCACCGCCTGTTGCGTCACCGCCATCCAATCAGCCTGTCCAGCGCGAGGAGAACCCCGAACAAGAAGAAGACAACTTGATGATGAAGGCGGAATCAGGCATGCTCCAGCGAGAGGAAATGCCTCAACAAGACGATGATGAAAAATTGCAGATGCAGCCAATGGTGCAACGAGCTTCTAGGGAGGGTGGAACAGATGCTACCCCAAATCTAGAATCGTCTATCCAACAGGCAAGAGGTAGCGGACAGAGCCTTTCAGACAATATCAAGCAACCGATGGAGCAGGCTTTTGGGGCTGACTTCAGCGGTGTCAAAGTGCATACAGATGCTCACTCTGATATGCTAAATCGCTCGATTGGCGCCCGTGCTTTCGCTACGGGGAAAGATATCTTTTTCAAGGGAGGAGCATACAGCCCTGGAAGTACAGATGGGCAGAAATTAATTGCCCACGAACTCACCCATGTAGTGCAACAAAGCGGCGGTAAAGTGCAGCCGAAGTTGGAAAACAATACGATCCAGCGATCGCCAGCAGCAGCAAATATTAATGCAGTATCAGCTATCGTCATCCAACGGAAAGAGGCAGGTGTAGATCCAGGCAAAATCACCCAAGCAGCTGAGGCTCTGCGTAAAGCAATGGCAGGGTTGGGAACTGATGAAGATGCAATTATGGATACTTTGAAATATAAAACTCAAGCCGAGCTAGCTGCGATCGAGCAAGAGTATCTCAAGAAGTATGGTCGAACCCTGGATTATGATTTACGGGATGAGCTTTCAGAAGAAGATTTCAACCAAGCATTAGTTTATTTATCTAAAGAAAAAGAACCTGATAAAGCAAAAGTAACTCAGGTTGAGGGCAAGAACGATACAGAAGAGCAGAAGAACTTGGTTCGCTCTCAGGAAATGCTCCAAGCTGCCGATGCTCTGTATAAAGCGATGGAGGGTTGGGGAACCGATGAAGATACAATTATGCGAACTTTAAGAGGAAAAACTAAAGAACAAAGTCAAGCAATTAAGCAAATATATCTTGACCACTATGGAAAAACCTTAGAGTACGATCTAAAAGATGAACTTTCAGGGAAAAATTTAAAGGAAGCTTTTGCCTATCTAGGTGCTGACCAAGCCTACTCGGCTGCAAAAGGTTTAGAAAATTCCTTGTCATGGATCAACGACGATGAAGAAAAAATTGAAGAAATTTTGATGTCTCTAGAAGACACAGAAATTGAGCGGCTTAATTTAACCCATAAAAAAATAATTGATAAGGTTCTTTCTAGTCTTGGGGGATTTGACAAGAAGGTAATTCAAGAACTTTTAAATAAAAATAAGCCTAAAGCCATTGCTTATCGTTTACAAGAAGCAATGAAAGGTATGGGAACAGATGAAAAAGCAGTTTACAAATATCTGCAAGACAAAAGTGCAGCGGAACTCGATGCCATTAAAAAAGAATATCAAATTATTACAGGCGGGCAGTTACAAAAAGACAATTCAATAAAAGGTGGAAAGTCATTAGAAGCAGACATCGATGCTGAATTTTCTGACAATGGGCTTACTGGTGCAGAAAAGACAATTGCTGAGTCTCTGCTTGAGGAAGACGATTCTAAAAAAGCCGCTGCCCGAATTTATAAGGCAGCATACGGAGGCGGAACGGATGAAGAAGCAATTTACAACGAGTTTAAGGGCAAGAGTAAAGACGATTGTGACAAGATTAAGTCAGCCTATGACCAGAAATATGGTAAAGGTGCTTTCCAGAGGATGATTGAGGGCGAGTTCAGTGATACTGGCCGGGGTAATGAACTCACAAAAGTAAAGCAGTATAGCGAGAAGGGAAACCTCGATCCAGTCTTTGCTCTGGAAGACGCAATGAATGGTCTAGGAACAAGCGAAGCCCAGATCAAGGAAGTCCTCTGTGACAAGACAAAACAAGAAATTGAGGATATCAAAACCAGATATAGAAAGGAAACAGGCAAAGGTTTATATAACCAACTAAAAAGTGAGTTATCCGGTCGAGATTGGCATGAAGTTAAGCTTTTACTGACAGGAAAGCCGGAAACAATGCAAGAGAAATGGACACTGATTCAGCTCAGATATGAATTTGAAATGGGTTCAGGCTCTAACTGGTTTTCTCGTTTGGTTATGACTGGCGCTCAAGATTTAGGATTTACAACCAGTCAATTGCAACTAGAGAAGCAGTATTGGCGGCTCCAACAAATAATAGATAAGGATGGCACGCTCATAAATGGACATACAGAACAAGATTTTGAGCAAGTGTATAACTACACGGAGACGGATGTCAAAAACTATGAAGAAGCAAAGAATTCCGTAACTGAAGCCATTGTTACAGGCATAAATATCACAACAGCAATTGTGGCAACTTGTCTCTCAGGGGGAACAGTTCTAGGGCTAACAGGTCCTTGGTTAGTGGCAGCCATAACAGGCATAGGAGGCGGACTAGGTATAGCAATCAAACGAGGAATGCAAGGTGATGCTTACGGTGCAGAGGATATTGGAATCGATCTTCTGGTGGCAACCGTGACTGCTGCTTTGGCTGGAATAGGGGACCTTAAAGGGTTAGGGGATAAGCTGGATGACCTTGCCAAGGTATTTGGGGACAAGTTTGCTGCAAGCGTGTTTAAGGGAGTTGCGGTTGGTGCAATCAAGGGTGGTGCTAACGATGCGATTATTAAAGTGTTAGAAACATCACTCAAGAGCGACAAATTGCGCGACAGCTTCTTAGACGCTTTGGCAGAAATGGGTGCAAACGGAGCAAGCGAAGGGCTAAAGGGAATGTTCAAAGCAGGAGCAGCAGGTTTTGCGGATTCAGCCGCAAAAGCCATAAAAGTTTTGGCTACGGGAACAAGTGAGTCTGCTAAAACCACATATGATTACGCCTCTCAAAACTCTAACTTCTATGGCAAACAAGATGAGTAA